Part of the Trichoderma asperellum chromosome 1, complete sequence genome is shown below.
CGAGTATACGTGCGTGCCTAGGCCCACGCTTGATTTGatcttattttttattttattttcaccTTTCCCCGCCGCCGTGAGTGCGCGGCAATCGATTCGAATCCCAATTCTGCCGCTCGTTGTGATTCGAACGCAGAAGCAGTGAGGCAACAGAGGAAGCCTCACGGAACGGTCAGGCGTCGAAAAATAGGTCGTCGTGGCTATTCTCTCCATTTCTTAACCCTCGTCACAATATGAGGCTGAATTCAGGTCAAGATAATGGTCCTGCTACCGTCAAGTCTGGACGGCGCAAGCTCAGACCAGGCGAGCCAAGTGAATGGAACCAGAGGCCTGACGATgcagctcctccacctcACCCTCGTGGCTCGGTATCAATACAAAGACGACTGGATCCGACGCAGGCGCCGTCACAACCGCAATTGACGACTCGCAGGCGAGAGCACAGCAGTTCAAAAGCCGTAGATACTTCTGCGCCCGCTCCCCCGCCGGcgacttctgctgctgccgttgctgcaGCCGTTGCTGCAGGTGGCCGCTCTAACGCCGCACCATGGCAACCGGGTCTATCTAGAGTCGCCTCGGAAGCTTACCGTCGACCAAGTGGCACGCTGATGGACTCGTACGACGGAGAGGATGAGTCTGCTAACGAGCAACGACCTCCGCGACGTACGAGGAGGCACTCCTCTCCAAACTATCCTCGACGCCGACTCATGCCTGGAGCGTACTCTGAGGCCTCAACACACAGATCGCCTAGCGTCTCATCCTacggcggcgatgaagatgatggtctAGAGGTGGAGGAAGTATTGCCCGACGCATCGTCTCGTCATAGTAGACGGCGTGTGCCAAGCCATGACGATTATCTTGATTCCTCAATTGAGAGAGACCGCTTCCGAAAAAGATTTACGCCGCGGCGGTATTATTCCGATAACGAGCAAGACTCTGACTCACCGCTATCGGCGAGTGAAATGGCCTCTTCACACACGCGAGAGTCCTCCAGAGTGCGTGAGAGGAGCGAGTCGCGCCACAAGGCCCAACGTTATCAATTGACACATGCGATTGAAGGCTCGCGCCCAGAAGGATCGCGCCCACCTGCGGCGTCAAGGAAAAGGTATGTTCCTTCAGTAATCCCTATCTATGCACCTGTCCCGGGCCAAGTTGACACTTCTAGCTCCAATAACAAATTGGCCAGGCGTGCTACGTCGACAGGACGAGATGGCGTAGGGTACAGGTCGGCAGGGTCGGCATACGAGGATCGagatcctcttcctcgaagATCATTCACCATGCGATCGGCTCGCAGTCTTAATGGCTCGACGTCCGGGCCAGCCCGCATCTTGGGCAATGTCTTCGGCAACACTCTCTCTAGACCTGCATCACCAGACAAGTTTTTCCAACTTGAAAAACAAACCAAGTCGGATAAACGAAAAGGGTAAGAATTCAATTAGATGTTCCATGATTCTGCATAATGGAAGCTAACTCAATTCAAGCATTGCATGCGTCATTTGTATGGAAGACACGCCACCATCAAAAGGAGCTGATCTCAAATGCGGTCACCGAATGTGCAATGCGTGCATGAAACGCAACTTTGAAATGTCGATTCGTGATCCGCAGCACATGCCTCCACGCTGCTGCACAAAGGCTCACATCCCACTCAAGCATGTTGATAAGCTGTTTGATGATGCTTTCAAGAGGGCATGGAATCGCAAATTTGCCGAGTATTCGACAGGCAACCGAGTCTACTGCCCATCAAAACGATGCGGTGAATGGATTAAACCCACCAGCTTTTATAGGGGCGAGGATGGTAGAAGGGTTGCCCGATGTGGTCGTTGCAACACCAAAGTTTGTCCAAAGTGCAGTTCGAGGTGGCACAGCTCTCTTGAGTGCCCTCGTGACGAAGAGACCAACAAATTCCTTGATCAAGCCAAGGAAGAAGGCTGGAAGAGATGCTACAAGTGCAAATCCATGGTAGAACTCAAAGAAGGATGCAACCATATGACATGGTAAGTTTTAATAGAGATCTTTGCTAATAAACTCACCAAAGATCTTCTCAGTCACTAACTGTTGATAATCAAGTCGATGTGGAGCCGAATTCTGTATGCTATGCGGCACCAAATGGAAAGGTTGTAGCTGCCCATGGTTCAATTACGAAAATGGAAGCAATCCATGGCAAAACAACGCATTGGATGATTTAAATATCCCTCCGGAAGATCTCCGAAAGATCCTTCGAAGCAACAGACCAATTTCTATGGAGGATTTGCGAACATATTCTAGACCTACTACCTCAATGCCCGTGCGACCAAGGCCTCAAAACTatgaagaggagatgctCCTTCGCCGACTCCAAGAGCAGCGCGATGGAGATTTAGCAAGGAGGATGCAGCACTCAGACGAGTATGACCGTGAGCATGATGAGGAACGCGAGGAAGACCACGGTCATGGCCGCGACCGCCATCGAGACCGAAAGAGAGACCGAAATCGAAAACGTGATCGGGATCGTGAACGGGATCGCGAGCGTGAACGTGAGCGCGAGAACCCTTTCGCTCCCATCTCTGCTCCCATGACGCCAGATGtagaggaagatgaaatggACTTTGGATTCCCTGGCGGCAAGTATCATCCGGCCGAGGATTACAGACGAACAAGTATGCCGGCCCTATCTACCACTGCCCCAATcgcccagcagccgcagccttaCGCTGGCTATGTTACTGAGGTCAATCGTGCGAGAGGTCCGCAGCGCAGTAACTCCATGGAGCAGCGCCTGGCTGATAGGCTGTCGGAGAATCGCTCAGGGCGCCGATCGACAGGACCTTCTCCTCCAGCCCCAGTTATGCGGCCTCATGTTATACACCAGAGAGATGCTGCTACAGATATGGGAATAAGCATGGCGATGGGCGCGATGGGTAGGGGAGCTATACCGCCACCATCAGCTTATGCCCCATTACCGGCGATGCCCCCGCCAGGAATGATGAGACCGAATCCCTTTGGAGGGGATGCATACTACGACAATGCGTATACAACAGCACCGAAATCTGTACACGATCCGTATTATTATGGAGGCATGGACGGTGCTGAGGCTGAGCTCCCCTCTCCCCGCCGCAGATCACGGCGTAGCGGCGAAGAGCGTGAGAGACCCAAATCATCAACTCTTGCAGGATTGACTGGATATGGACGGGGCGCTCACCGTGTGTCTGAGTGGAGAAACTTTGTTGTGCCGGGCTTTCCTGAGCAGGAGTGATTTATGCTGCCGTATCATGGCCGTGAATATGTAAGACGAAATTGACCTCTCAACGTAGGCTGATATAGTTCCTATATAAAGCCGAGACTTTATGATATACGAATTTTTTATGAAGAATCATTACTACTGAGCTAATAATCTTCAATAGTTTGCTGTGTTTTGAACGTAGGCGATACAGAAAGTGACTGGTGACATGATACAGCCATTAAGATAAAACCCTctgtgaaaaaaaagatggctAGATATATGCATTCTAAAACTATCTGCCTGCCAGATACCTGATCAATGCATGCAGGCCAAGGCATAGCAGGTCACATCGTGGAGATTCACGGTCGCGCATCCAAGCATACCACCAAACAACGTCTTAACTTTCATCGAGGTTATATAAGCCTCCACTGTAACATGGGGCCTTGCTAGGCGACGGAAATACTCAAATGGTAGCGAACTGGCCCGGATACTTGATTCTAGATATAGAGTTTTCGCCTACGAGGCTCTACAGATAGAGGTTTGTGAGGATTTGGTCTACTTGCTGAGGCCCTCATTCGACACGTATTTAGTGTTTGGTTGGTTAAATCTAAAACAAGTCAATGTCGGCCATCCACCTCTCTAGATTATGATAtgattcttcattttcttgaaTTCTCACTTCGAAAACCCCTATCCGTCTGTATGCATTTTCGCCCATCTCTTCCAATCTTTCTACAACTAGCCCATAATATGAGCTAGTGGATCTATAACGACGCCTTCCAGGCGTTTTAAAGCTTCTTAAACAAACTAAGAGTCTCAATTGCCCTAATAGTCCCTCTTTCTGTTTGTCTGTGGCGCATTCCTTTAGTTTAGGGTATGCCTTTGCAGAGTCCATGAAAAAACTGATGGACTCTTCTTTCCATATGGGACTACTGTGGGTGAAAAAGAGACAGTCATTGATCTCTGGCAAGCGAGATGGGCGGTAACTCAAGGAAAGGTGCAATAGAGGGCCTTGTAATGGGAATCGCCGCGTAGAAGGGTCGATGTAATTCACCACCCGGTCGGTTAGGAGAAAGCAGCCATCGCCGGTGCATTTAACGTAAGATGTGCATTTGTCATCAAACTTTGGAAATCCAACTTTCATTGTTGAAGACCATGACCAGCTAGGAAAACTGACTGTCGGGTTGATTTCATCTGTCAGCTTCTTTCGTTTCCAAAGCAGCGTTTGGGCAATGTGAGAGCTGAGAACGCCAGCAAAGCATCCGACATTGTATTTCGCGCAAATAAGACGGGTAATCCCATCAATAGCAATAAGGCAGTCTGAAGGATTGGTCAAATTCATCGTAGAGTAGAAAGTGACTAGCTTGGTCCACAAATCACCTATCGGAATACCGGTAGATGCTCTCAGGGCATTGCCTATATCGTAGCCTATAGGTATAGGAATCCCGGAGTATGCTCTCATGACGTTGCGTATGCCGTTATCCGGGGTTTGAtaccaggctgctgctggctttggAAAAGGGTCATTCTCTTGACATATCCCCTCGCCGCACTCCATGAATATCCCGGCTCTTGTAAAATGTAGAATTCGACGAGAAAGGATCCATTCTTGAAGGGCCCAAGCGCGGCGCATCAACGGAGAATTTTGGTGCTCCTGGCTCCAATCTCGCGTGAGTCCTGGCAGGTAGATTCTGAATCTTTGCCCTCGGTGCTCAAAGTATTCTAGTTCAATCAGCCCGTGTCTTGTTCGTTGACTCTCTTGCCGAAGGCctatttgtttttctttcagAAACCCCTCAGAGCTATCTGCGGCGCCCAAGTTTGAAATGCAGCAAAGTGCGTTGGAATAATAACTCGCCATCTTGGCGGCTTCGGTTTTCCAGTCGTCATGAAAACCATCTTTATTCACTGTATCTTCCTGAATAATACATATGGCATCAACCCAGAGATGCTGCACTCCCATAAGCCTTGTGACAGTAATGGCATCGCGGATTGTTTTAGGTAGTGCTGATATCTGGATTGATTCTTTCCTTTGCTCTATATTGGCTTGGGTGGTCTTTGACTTATCGTTTGAAGCTCCCCAGCAGTAACTTAAAATTAGATACTCTGGCTTTGATAGTCCACCCGTATCAACAAGCTTAACGATATCTTCGCGCGATGCACCAACATCTATCAACCGGGTAGGCGAAGAGTTACCAAAACCGAGCTGGCGCACCTGACGACAGCCATGGTGGTTTTTAATGCAGTCATACACCCACGGCTTGATGATGCTTCGGAAACTATATTCTAAGCCATCACCGAGAAAATCTTCATGCCTCAGCGCTGGGGATATTGTTAGCTATGTTCCAATGAACTCTTGCTCTTGAAAAGCCCATAAACTTCTTGCTCGACTTACAAGGAATGTCATCACTTGAGAATGAAGCTGGCTCCCCCACATACACGCGAATATGTGCCTCGATTTGGCAGCCCTCCATGCTTATGTTTTGCGCTGTCCTCCGAGACCCCCCGCGCGTGAAACTCTGCGATGAACCTtcaattattattattattacttgaGCATGGGGCCATGCACCAATCTTCCACGTAAACTTTAGTTCTAACTCGGTGTCCACTTCCGTCTTGGTTTCGTCAATGGCGTATAACCAGAATATCTGGCATGTACGACATCCAGTTTCCGCAGAATTTCGAAGTTGGCGTAAGGATTTGTGATGATCAATTGGATATGCTTCATCTATGAAGCTTGATGGCTTCTCCCGCAGTTCTCGGTAGGTATCCCATGGCAACTCGCGACATTTTTCACATAGGGCGTCAACAGGGATTGAAGGCTTCATTGCACCCTAAGGATGAAAGGCGTAGAGAAAGCTCGAGTGGTAGGTCCACAGCAGATTTAACGTAAAATTATTTAGCGAATGGGCGGATGAGGTGTGTCTAATATTCCTAGATACGATGACTTCAACACACTTACTTATCGTTACTTATCTAGGTGTTTTCCAATGGTACCCCTCATTCTCATCGTTTACTTACTCTGCATTAGCTGCCTCCCATGCGTAAGCAATGCCCCAAAATATGCGCATTCCTTGTCATTTGAAGTCTATCCAGCACAGATTCAAGTGATTATGCCAACGCATTGATGCAAGTACGCCGAATACATGTAACATGGCCCCGCTTCCGTCCCGTTGCTGCCTTGCAAGGCTTTCCGCTGACATTTACAGCCTCATATCGTGGGTCGCGTTGCTTTTGTATTACAAAAGGGAACATATGAATACATTATACTCctgtttctcttgtctcaGCGCCCAGTTGTATAAAACAAAGTACATGAAATGCAGTTTGCAGACGCAGCTCTATGGGGAATTCAGAGAGATGTCCAATTGTTCAATACATGCGGCGTATCACATTTGCAAGTGCTGGCTTTTCAATAAACGCTATAGTCTTTCAAATAAAATATATGTAGCTTTGCTATATGTAGGTAGTGCTTAAATGAGAATAGAAACAGCCGTGACGTTTGGATCCATGACCATGTAGGGAATGCTTCCCTTGTCCATGGCTTGACTTGTGAGGACGAATTCCGTTCCCAGCTCTTTGAGGTCGTCATGCAATTGGCCGCTAATCGTACGAattgcctttgccttcttgCTCCAGCCGCTGCGGTAGTTTCGCGACTGCGAATACGCAAACTTGAGCAGGCTGCGCTCGTCTGCGACCTTGAAGCTGAGCAGCCACGGCACCTGCACGGCCAGAAGCCACTGCCGCTCGCGGCCAATGGGGAGTGCGTTGATGAGTTCTGGCTCGGTGTACCCctgcagctcttccagcGACGCCGGCAGCTTTGTGCAGACGGCGGGGGGCTTGGCCGGCACAAACGCTTGGTAGAAGTTCTGCAGATAGTTGACGGCCGTGTGGAACGGCGCGGCAATGTGGATGCACATGGTGAGGGCGTCGGTGAGGGCGTCCAGCGTCTTGATGTCGGGGAAAGACTTGATCCTGCCGCTGGTTCGGATTTCGTTGACCCAGTTCTGAATGTGGGTGTCTTTGGAGATTTCCGCATCGGCGGTGTCCTTGTTGTATGTGGTCAGGAGCATGGCTGACACGTATTTGCGAATCACCGCCCACATGGAAACCATGTTCTTCGCGTAGGCGTAGTTCTTGTACTTTGGAGCGGCCAGACCTTCGGCGGTGTTGGGGAAGCCGCGTTCTTTGAGGTCGTTGGGAACGTAGTGCTTGACGAAGTCGAAGTTTTCGAATTCGTAGAGCACGTACTTTTGAAGGTACGTTGGGCTGATGCCGACCAAGTCCTTGATGACCTGCGGGACGAGCGTGGTTCTTGCGGCTGCGTTGAGAGACAGCGTCTTGTACCAGTGAGGCGACAGAATGGTGTGGATGATGCTGTCCATGCGAATCGTGCGGCGCGTTGCGACGATGATGGCCTCCTCGATGAAGTGCGCCCGAGTCAGATGGACGCCCACCTCGTGGCGCATCCAGTCCGAGACCTGGGCGCAGCTCTTTGCGTATCGCCATGGCCAATCGCTCTCCTCCTCGGGGATGGCGGCGCCAGTTCCAACAGGTTCGCGGGGCTCCAGTCTGTGGTTGAATATGGTGACCGACTTCTCCATGCTGATCTTGTAGTCAATCACGATGGCGACAGGGTGGAGTCTTCCGTCCTCATGAAGCTCAAAGAGCGTCACAGCGGCACAGGCCCAGTTGAGTTCAGACCCAGGCTCTTGGTGTTTCAATTCCTCGTCAGATGCCGCGCCAAAAGCCTCCCGGAAATGGCGGTGGTCCTGGACAAAGAGGGATTCCGGGTTGGACTGGGCCTTGCTTAACCTTTCATGCCACTTCTTGTATCCTTTGCGCTCGGCGGTATCAATAAACTCTTGAAGAAGATTTCCAGGCGTCTTTGCGATATTCACGAGCGTCGTTGGGTTGGTGCCGGTGAAGGCCTGTTCAGCAAAGCGGCGGTCACTATACCAATCACCAAGAAGACCAATGTTTCTGCCCTCTGCAACATCTGTCGCTGCCTTGCGATTCGACTCGTTGTAGGACTCGAGGGCCTTGAAGTTTGGGTCCTGGTTAGCCCAGGCGGTAACGTCTCCAGTCTTTTGTCTGATTCTCTTGATTATCCACTCGGCACCCTTTTCGACAATGCCTCCCCACCAGGAATCGGGAATGAAGGGGCTGATGATCCATTGCGTCTCCATCAAGCCGAGCTTATCAAAGATCTTGAACAGACCGACATCGTCTTCACTCGGGATAACCTTGAGATGAGGAGGATATTCAAGGAAGCCGCCGTTCCCATCTGGTACTTGTGTACTCCATTCAAACATTTCCGAGGTTTGTTCGAGGTTGAGCAACCGAGGCCATGTTGGCTCAACCTCAACAACGTCCAGATAGGCATTGTAACTAGGATGTGGGTGTTAGTCTTGcatagaataaataaaatgtCAATTCTGGGTCTCACCTTCGCTCAACTCTGCCGTAGAGCTGAGTCACTAGAGCGAGGATCTGCTCCATTGAAGCATCGTCACTCTTGTCATCTCCACCTTGTTCACTGTcgccttcgtcttcgtcttcttcttctcctcctccaagcgCAGGAGCAGAATGAAACTGCCCAGAACGATGCGACCCAGGAATCTTCTTTGGAGGCTCGATATCATACGATCTGCCTCTGTAAGGAGTTCCCAGAAATCCCTTGAGAGGTACAGGGGACTGGCGGAAGTTGCCGCCACCGGGGGCTGGGTGGTGTAAAGACTCATCAGGTATTCCAGATACTGGTGACTGTTGGGATCTCTTAGGGTACTTGGTCAACctgagaagctcaagatcCAAAACACCAGGATCAAGATCGCTGGCCTTGACATCATTTCTAAGAGCATCATCAGTGTCTCGCTGCCAATCAACGACTGATGGCTGTTTAAGGATGAGGTCCGCAGCTGGGATATTGTCGGATGTGGTGGCCAtcttgaagatgaggaacAGAAGAATTTATGCGGCACTGAATGAGAATGCTCAAGGCTTGAAGTgtagagaggaagaaagaacaTGAAGCGTCGACATGGCCATTTTATAGAACTGGCTTCGCTTTCAAAACATCACGCCTTTCATGAGGGGTTTCTGCATGGTCATACAACATCTTGGCGCCTGTAGAAAACCGCCCAATTGACATGTGCGTATCAGGCAATGTAATCAATCTCAGCGCCGGTGGTCAATCGTAGCCAATTGATGTCAACTCAAGATTCCCCTTATTACTTCATACTTGCTCTGGTTGGTGCCCGCCCAGGTTCGGGATGAGTGAAACCATGCAAATCCACTTCTGTGGGATCTCTGTGCCGCCAATGATGCCGCCCTTTTATGTACTTCCAACGCATATATGTATGTTCGGGATGGACGGCGACGGTCTGAGGTCATTGGCCATTGCATTCCGTAGACAATATCACATGCGTGAGCCGAATGGAGACACGAAGCATCGAATCAATACAACCAAACCCTTCTCTATACAATGGCTGCCCCATCTACCTGCATTCACTCAGCTCACAACCGTTGGAGTAATTGCTCCATCTGCCAGCAGATGTTCAGCTCACAACTTGTAGGTTGGCTGCTCCATCCAGCTGCAGATGGATGTTCAGCTCGCAACTTTTAGGTTACACCGTATTACAATAGAGGTAGTTCCCCTCACAAAAGCGGGTACATACCTATATGTACCAAGCAttattacatgtatatatatagtctCAGTTTCTAGCAAGTTGGCAAGCTCGTTTACATCAATGCAACTAAGAGTAGACTGTAGAATTTCATTTCTTTCGCTGCTGCGCCTATTCAAAACCACAATCACCGTGGCGAGCCAATGCCTCATGTCACATTCACCAGGATTGGGCCATAACAGCGGCTTGTGCTGCATGTACGCTGGCTGCGACCATAAGTGGACTCAACTGTGCCCAATATCCATGGAACACATGCAGTGTTACTACCTTacggcagcttcagctctgCGCCCGAATTTCAGACCCCGAGACCGAAGACCATGCAGCAAGTTCTTGGCTGCCATTGATCCAACCCCGCACGATACATTCAATGTTCAAATTCGTGAAATTCCTACATGTATCAGGCCCCTCCTGGCTGTGTAGTCCCTTTTCAGTTCTCGCCAATAGGTCTCACAAAACATGCATAGTTACACTCTTAATACGTCAGAGAAGACCAGCCTACTAGAAAAACGAATTGAATGGGTAGCTGAGTAATTTACTCATACATTATTCTGCTTGTTTCTCACTCTCTCGCCGT
Proteins encoded:
- a CDS encoding uncharacterized protein (EggNog:ENOG41), with the protein product MRLNSGQDNGPATVKSGRRKLRPGEPSEWNQRPDDAAPPPHPRGSVSIQRRLDPTQAPSQPQLTTRRREHSSSKAVDTSAPAPPPATSAAAVAAAVAAGGRSNAAPWQPGLSRVASEAYRRPSGTLMDSYDGEDESANEQRPPRRTRRHSSPNYPRRRLMPGAYSEASTHRSPSVSSYGGDEDDGLEVEEVLPDASSRHSRRRVPSHDDYLDSSIERDRFRKRFTPRRYYSDNEQDSDSPLSASEMASSHTRESSRVRERSESRHKAQRYQLTHAIEGSRPEGSRPPAASRKSSNNKLARRATSTGRDGVGYRSAGSAYEDRDPLPRRSFTMRSARSLNGSTSGPARILGNVFGNTLSRPASPDKFFQLEKQTKSDKRKGIACVICMEDTPPSKGADLKCGHRMCNACMKRNFEMSIRDPQHMPPRCCTKAHIPLKHVDKLFDDAFKRAWNRKFAEYSTGNRVYCPSKRCGEWIKPTSFYRGEDGRRVARCGRCNTKVCPKCSSRWHSSLECPRDEETNKFLDQAKEEGWKRCYKCKSMVELKEGCNHMTCRCGAEFCMLCGTKWKGCSCPWFNYENGSNPWQNNALDDLNIPPEDLRKILRSNRPISMEDLRTYSRPTTSMPVRPRPQNYEEEMLLRRLQEQRDGDLARRMQHSDEYDREHDEEREEDHGHGRDRHRDRKRDRNRKRDRDRERDRERERERENPFAPISAPMTPDVEEDEMDFGFPGGKYHPAEDYRRTSMPALSTTAPIAQQPQPYAGYVTEVNRARGPQRSNSMEQRLADRLSENRSGRRSTGPSPPAPVMRPHVIHQRDAATDMGISMAMGAMGRGAIPPPSAYAPLPAMPPPGMMRPNPFGGDAYYDNAYTTAPKSVHDPYYYGGMDGAEAELPSPRRRSRRSGEERERPKSSTLAGLTGYGRGAHRVSEWRNFVVPGFPEQE
- a CDS encoding uncharacterized protein (EggNog:ENOG41), whose product is MEGCQIEAHIRVYVGEPASFSSDDIPSLRHEDFLGDGLEYSFRSIIKPWVYDCIKNHHGCRQVRQLGFGNSSPTRLIDVGASREDIVKLVDTGGLSKPEYLILSYCWGASNDKSKTTQANIEQRKESIQISALPKTIRDAITVTRLMGVQHLWVDAICIIQEDTVNKDGFHDDWKTEAAKMASYYSNALCCISNLGAADSSEGFLKEKQIGLRQESQRTRHGLIELEYFEHRGQRFRIYLPGLTRDWSQEHQNSPLMRRAWALQEWILSRRILHFTRAGIFMECGEGICQENDPFPKPAAAWYQTPDNGIRNVMRAYSGIPIPIGYDIGNALRASTGIPIGDLWTKLVTFYSTMNLTNPSDCLIAIDGITRLICAKYNVGCFAGVLSSHIAQTLLWKRKKLTDEINPTVSFPSWSWSSTMKVGFPKFDDKCTSYVKCTGDGCFLLTDRVVNYIDPSTRRFPLQGPLLHLSLSYRPSRLPEINDCLFFTHSSPIWKEESISFFMDSAKAYPKLKECATDKQKEGLLGQLRLLVCLRSFKTPGRRRYRSTSSYYGLVVERLEEMGENAYRRIGVFEVRIQENEESYHNLERWMADIDLF
- a CDS encoding uncharacterized protein (EggNog:ENOG41), coding for MATTSDNIPAADLILKQPSVVDWQRDTDDALRNDVKASDLDPGVLDLELLRLTKYPKRSQQSPVSGIPDESLHHPAPGGGNFRQSPVPLKGFLGTPYRGRSYDIEPPKKIPGSHRSGQFHSAPALGGGEEEDEDEGDSEQGGDDKSDDASMEQILALVTQLYGRVERSYNAYLDVVEVEPTWPRLLNLEQTSEMFEWSTQVPDGNGGFLEYPPHLKVIPSEDDVGLFKIFDKLGLMETQWIISPFIPDSWWGGIVEKGAEWIIKRIRQKTGDVTAWANQDPNFKALESYNESNRKAATDVAEGRNIGLLGDWYSDRRFAEQAFTGTNPTTLVNIAKTPGNLLQEFIDTAERKGYKKWHERLSKAQSNPESLFVQDHRHFREAFGAASDEELKHQEPGSELNWACAAVTLFELHEDGRLHPVAIVIDYKISMEKSVTIFNHRLEPREPVGTGAAIPEEESDWPWRYAKSCAQVSDWMRHEVGVHLTRAHFIEEAIIVATRRTIRMDSIIHTILSPHWYKTLSLNAAARTTLVPQVIKDLVGISPTYLQKYVLYEFENFDFVKHYVPNDLKERGFPNTAEGLAAPKYKNYAYAKNMVSMWAVIRKYVSAMLLTTYNKDTADAEISKDTHIQNWVNEIRTSGRIKSFPDIKTLDALTDALTMCIHIAAPFHTAVNYLQNFYQAFVPAKPPAVCTKLPASLEELQGYTEPELINALPIGRERQWLLAVQVPWLLSFKVADERSLLKFAYSQSRNYRSGWSKKAKAIRTISGQLHDDLKELGTEFVLTSQAMDKGSIPYMVMDPNVTAVSILI